Proteins from one Pagrus major chromosome 1, Pma_NU_1.0 genomic window:
- the rbm47 gene encoding RNA-binding protein 47 isoform X1 codes for MTAEDPASSSTMSNNAAPSKPSGASHHSLLHGQINIPEGVAGAPNEAALVALMERTGYTMVQENGQRKYGPPPGWNGASPPRGCEIFVGKIPRDVYEDELVPVFESVGRIYEMRLMMDFDGKNRGYAFVMYTEKHEAKRAVRELNNYEVRPGRLLGVCSSVDNCRLFIGGIPKTKKREEILEEVSKVTEGVLDVIVYASAADKMKNRGFAFVEYESHRAAAMARRKLMPGRIQLWGHQIAVDWAEPEIDVDEDVMETVKILYVRNLMMETSEETIRQVFSQWNPGCVERVKKIRDYAFVHFNSRDDAVLAMDHLNGTEVEGSCIEVTLAKPVDKEQYSRQKASKGASATPEAPQQSYVYQCDPYTLAYYGYPYNTLIGPNRDYFVKGSPMIQNNAGTVRGRGRAAAGNRTPGPRGSYLGGYSAGRGIYSRYHEGKSKQPDKPYELMPSLELAASVNPVGIKPGTMALPTLGGQYPVFSTAPAAKLMEEGKVHTVEHLINPLAMQHPEHTTATAAAATVLPAVSTPPPFQGRPITPVYAMAHNVQRIPAAGGLYGGGYVPITNYAANTAALAALQKNAAVAAAAYGGYAGYAVPQAFPATAFQLPIHDVYQTY; via the exons ATGACAGCCGAAGATCCTGCTTCCTCCTCGACCATGAGCAATAACGCTGCCCCCTCCAAACCCTCTGGTGCCTCCCACCACTCTCTTCTTCACGGACAGATCAACATCCCTGAGGGAGTTGCAGGTGCTCCTAATGAGGCTGCACTGGTGGCCCTGATGGAGCGCACCGGCTACACTATGGTCCAAGAAAATGGCCAGCGTAAATATGGCCCTCCTCCTGGTTGGAATGGTGCATCTCCACCACGGGGGTGTGAAATCTTTGTGGGCAAGATCCCACGGGACGTTTACGAGGATGAGCTGGTCCCAGTTTTCGAGTCCGTTGGACGCATCTATGAGATGCGGCTGATGATGGACTTTGATGGGAAGAACCGAGGGTACGCATTTGTGATGTACACGGAGAAACACGAGGCCAAGCGGGCTGTACGCGAGCTCAACAACTATGAGGTGCGGCCCGGACGGCTGTTGGGGGTCTGCTCCTCCGTGGACAACTGCCGTCTTTTCATCGGTGGCATCCCCAAGACCAAAAAGCGTGAGGAGATCCTGGAGGAGGTCTCTAAGGTGACAGAAGGGGTACTAGACGTGATAGTTTATGCCAGTGCTGCAGACAAGATGAAGAACCGAGGCTTTGCCTTTGTAGAGTACGAGTCGCACCGTGCAGCCGCCATGGCTCGCAGGAAGTTGATGCCTGGACGCATTCAGCTTTGGGGCCACCAGATCGCAGTGGACTGGGCTGAGCCGGAGATTGATGTGGACGAAGACGTGATGGAGACAGTGAAGATCCTCTACGTCAGGAATCTTATGATGGAGACCAGTGAGGAGACAATCAGACAG GTGTTCAGCCAGTGGAATCCTGGATGTGTTGAACGTGTGAAGAAAATCCGTGACTACGCCTTCGTCCACTTTAACTCCCGGGACGATGCTGTCCTGGCCATGGACCACCTCAATGGCACAGAGGTGGAAGGGTCCTGCATCGAGGTGACGCTCGCCAAGCCGGTTGACAAAGAGCAGTACTCAAGACAGAAGGCCTCCAAGGGGGCTTCTGCCACTCCAGAGGCTCCTCAGCAGAGCTATGTTTACCAGTGTGATCCTTACACACTGGCATACTATGGTTACCCCTACAACACTCTCATTGGACCCAACAGGGACTACTTCGTCAAAG GATCCCCAATGATACAGAACAATG CAGGTACTGTGCGAGGTCGTGGTCGTGCTGCTGCAGGTAATCGTACCCCTGGACCACGGGGGTCGTACCTGGGGGGTTACTCTGCCGGTCGTGGCATCTACAGCCGCTACCATGAGGGCAAGTCCAAGCAGCCCGACAAGCCCTATGAGCTGATGCCCAGTCTGGAGCTCGCTGCCTCTGTCAACCCCGTTGGCATCAAACCTGGCACAA TGGCATTGCCGACTCTGGGTGGGCAGTACCCTGTGTTCAGCACGGCTCCTGCAGCCAAGCTGATGGAGGAGGGGAAGGTGCACACGGTGGAGCACCTTATCAACCCCCTGGCCATGCAACACCCCGAACACAccactgctactgctgctgctgccaccgtCCTACCTGCGGTCTCTACCCCGCCACCTTTTCAG GGCCGTCCAATCACTCCCGTCTATGCCATGGCCCACAATGTACAGCGTATCCCAGCAGCTGGTGGCCTGTATGGAGGTGGATACGTCCCCATCACAAACTACGCTGCCAACACAGCAGCTCTGGCCGCTCTGCAGAAGAATGCAGCGGTGGCGGCTGCAGCATATGGGGGATACGCAGGCTATGCGGTGCCACAGGCCTTTCCCGCCACAGCCTTCCAGCTGCCCATCCACGATGTCTACCAGACATATTAA
- the zfp91 gene encoding uncharacterized protein zfp91 isoform X2 encodes MEAAGDRAEDVNKGGEPAEDKAAEQTPATSSNVTPRRGLRERGAGRPRSGVSASLTDVNGAASSPQSSGRVLRDRSTRAVPAWLKDSKSDDDEDEPSPDTGATKRRKVSNSRRKKNSESAGSAEAGGGVAGDSLQGTDSDDQKKPATDAQALPSRRPPAQTRAKPPSGRAGRGSAKPVCKTEPGMDNPAVEGELNNKEKYDIKKKEKENEDVAEPVLDDEDPPFQDDPNDRNYQPRSQSGAEEEEALSSDEDVPFRDDLNDQSYDPKAERDVPKPKRRAPPKQKEKKEKEKAPKKEKEVAEIKIEGLDNVESVEEEVKLEEEMVEDPDGPRKRGRRKKDDKTPRLPKRRKKPPVQYVRCEMEGCGTVLAHPRYLQHHIKYQHLLKKKYVCPHPSCGRLFRLQKQLLRHAKHHTDQRDYICEFCARAFKSSHNLAVHRMIHTGEKPLQCEICGFTCRQKASLNWHMKKHDADATYQFSCPICGKKFEKKDCVVAHKAKSHPEVLIAEALAANAGALITTPASLLELSGNPMQTEVTALDVSQIGQDGQVDQLSQEGQVGQQVAQVSQMGHVSQQVSHQVVLLGQDQSLHTMQVPVTIALSPLDPPSPADNHQQQTHLQLQMPVQFVQAAQQSQLTLHSSSVVTQHQPQLQSLQSYSSQQQSQGQTQILQMTFQPVSQSQTHIQQIPILATSQQLQTLQTATPSPTLLSPSHPQSQDPASTNGDSFILDNPVLSSSSQSISSLQQTEALGEDGVVWEQTGQGEVLSDGSERHVQQALM; translated from the exons ATGGAAGCGGCCGGCGACCGAGCAGAGGATGTAAATAAAGGTGGAGAGCCGGCGGAGGACAAGGCCGCAGAGCAGACCCCGGCCACCAGTTCCAACGTTACCCCGCGGAGGGGGCTGAGGGAGCGGGGCGCGGGCCGCCCGAGGTCCGGCGTCTCCGCATCATTAACGGACGTTAACGGAGCAGCGTCGAGCCCGCAGAGCTCAGGACGGGTTTTAAGAGACAGGTCAACGAGGGCAGTACCGGCCTGGCTGAAGGACAGCAAGAGCGACGACGACGAGGACGAACCGAGCCCGGACACCGGTGCGACCAAGCGGAGGAAAGTTTCCAACTCGAGGCGGAAGAAAAATTCAGAATCAGCGGGTTCGGCTGAGGCTGGAGGGGGGGTCGCAGGTGACAGCCTTCAAGGCACAGA CTCAGATGACCAAAAGAAACCTGCCACAGATGCTCAAG CTCTTCCCTCCAGACGCCCCCCAGCCCAGACTCGTGCCAAGCCCCCGTCTGGCAGGGCTGGCCGCGGCTCTGCCAAGCCTGTGTGTAAGACCGAACCTGGAATGGATAATCCAGCTG TGGAAGGAGAGTTAAACAATAAAGAGAAGTATGACAT taaaaagaaagagaaggaaaacgAGGATGTTGCTGAGCCAGTCTTGGATGATGAAGACCCTCCATTTCAGGATGACCCAAACGACCGCAACTACCAGCCGCGGAGTCAGAG tggcgcagaggaggaagaggcccTCAGCAGTGATGAAGACGTTCCTTTTAGAGATGATCTAAATGACCAGAGCTATGACCCGAAAGCTGAAAG GGATGTCCCTAAACCAAAGCGCAGAGCTCCTCCTaaacagaaggagaagaaagagaaagaaaaagcacctaaaaaagagaaagaggtcGCTGAGATAAAGATAGAAGGTTTGGACAATGTGGAGAGTGTGGAAGAGGAAGTGAAGCTAGAAGAAGAAATGGTGGAGGACCCGGATGGACCCAGGAA GAGAGGTCGGCGGAAAAAAGACGATAAAACCCCAAGGCTGCCAAAGAGAAG GAAGAAGCCCCCAGTGCAGTATGTGCGCTGTGAAATGGAAGGATGTGGGACAGTCCTGGCTCATCCTCGTTACCTACAG CACCATATAAAGTATCAGCACTTGCTTAAGAAGAAGTACGTCTGTCCTCACCCGTCTTGTGGGAGGCTTTTCCGCCTACAGAAGCAGCTGCTGCGACATGCGAAGCACCACACAG ACCAGAGGGACTACATCTGTGAGTTCTGTGCTCGTGCCTTCAAGAGCTCCCACAACCTGGCTGTGCACCGCATGATTCACACGGGAGAGAAGCCCCTACA gTGTGAAATCTGTGGCTTCACGTGTCGTCAAAAGGCGTCTCTGAACTGGCACATGAAGAAGCATGATGCTGATGCCACTTATCAGTTCTCCTGCCCAATTTGTGGCAAGAAGTTTGAGAAGAAGGACTGTGTGGTGGCCCACAAGGCCAAGAGCCACCCTGAGGTGCTAATAGCTGAGGCACTGGCAGCCAATGCTGGCGCCCTCATCACAACCCCCGCCTCCCTGCTGGAGCTTTCAGGAAACCCCATGCAAACAGAGGTCACTGCCCTGGACGTGAGCCAAATAGGGCAGGATGGGCAGGTGGATCAGCTGAGCCAAGAAGGGCAAGTCGGGCAGCAAGTGGCTCAGGTGTCCCAGATGGGCCATGTGTCCCAACAAGTGAGTCACCAGGTGGTTTTACTGGGACAAGACCAGAGCCTCCATACCATGCAGGTGCCAGTGACGATCGCCCTGTCCCCCCTTGACCCCCCTTCACCTGCTGACAACCACCAGCAGCAGACTCACCTCCAGCTCCAGATGCCCGTCCAGTTCGTGCAGGCCGCTCAGCAGTCACAACTGACCCTCCATTCCAGCTCAGTGGTGACCCAACATCAACCCCAGCTCCAGTCTCTGCAGTCATATTCCtcccagcagcagagccagggcCAGACGCAGATCCTCCAAATGACCTTCCAGCCGGTCAGCCAGTCTCAGACCCACATTCAGCAGATCCCCATCCTAGCCACTTCTCAGCAGCTTCAGACCCTACAGACGGCCACCCCAAGCCCCACTCTCCTGTCCCCCTCCCATCCCCAGTCCCAGGATCCAGCTTCCACCAACGGGGACAGCTTTATTCTGGACAATCCCGTGCTCTCGTCTTCCTCTCAGTCGATCAGCTCCCTTCAGCAGACAGAAGCTTTGGGGGAGGACGGTGTGGTGTGGGAGCAGACGGGACAGGGGGAAGTTCTGTCGGACGGCTCTGAGAGGCATGTGCAGCAGGCCCTCATGTAA
- the rbm47 gene encoding RNA-binding protein 47 isoform X2 → MTAEDPASSSTMSNNAAPSKPSGASHHSLLHGQINIPEGVAGAPNEAALVALMERTGYTMVQENGQRKYGPPPGWNGASPPRGCEIFVGKIPRDVYEDELVPVFESVGRIYEMRLMMDFDGKNRGYAFVMYTEKHEAKRAVRELNNYEVRPGRLLGVCSSVDNCRLFIGGIPKTKKREEILEEVSKVTEGVLDVIVYASAADKMKNRGFAFVEYESHRAAAMARRKLMPGRIQLWGHQIAVDWAEPEIDVDEDVMETVKILYVRNLMMETSEETIRQVFSQWNPGCVERVKKIRDYAFVHFNSRDDAVLAMDHLNGTEVEGSCIEVTLAKPVDKEQYSRQKASKGASATPEAPQQSYVYQCDPYTLAYYGYPYNTLIGPNRDYFVKAGTVRGRGRAAAGNRTPGPRGSYLGGYSAGRGIYSRYHEGKSKQPDKPYELMPSLELAASVNPVGIKPGTMALPTLGGQYPVFSTAPAAKLMEEGKVHTVEHLINPLAMQHPEHTTATAAAATVLPAVSTPPPFQGRPITPVYAMAHNVQRIPAAGGLYGGGYVPITNYAANTAALAALQKNAAVAAAAYGGYAGYAVPQAFPATAFQLPIHDVYQTY, encoded by the exons ATGACAGCCGAAGATCCTGCTTCCTCCTCGACCATGAGCAATAACGCTGCCCCCTCCAAACCCTCTGGTGCCTCCCACCACTCTCTTCTTCACGGACAGATCAACATCCCTGAGGGAGTTGCAGGTGCTCCTAATGAGGCTGCACTGGTGGCCCTGATGGAGCGCACCGGCTACACTATGGTCCAAGAAAATGGCCAGCGTAAATATGGCCCTCCTCCTGGTTGGAATGGTGCATCTCCACCACGGGGGTGTGAAATCTTTGTGGGCAAGATCCCACGGGACGTTTACGAGGATGAGCTGGTCCCAGTTTTCGAGTCCGTTGGACGCATCTATGAGATGCGGCTGATGATGGACTTTGATGGGAAGAACCGAGGGTACGCATTTGTGATGTACACGGAGAAACACGAGGCCAAGCGGGCTGTACGCGAGCTCAACAACTATGAGGTGCGGCCCGGACGGCTGTTGGGGGTCTGCTCCTCCGTGGACAACTGCCGTCTTTTCATCGGTGGCATCCCCAAGACCAAAAAGCGTGAGGAGATCCTGGAGGAGGTCTCTAAGGTGACAGAAGGGGTACTAGACGTGATAGTTTATGCCAGTGCTGCAGACAAGATGAAGAACCGAGGCTTTGCCTTTGTAGAGTACGAGTCGCACCGTGCAGCCGCCATGGCTCGCAGGAAGTTGATGCCTGGACGCATTCAGCTTTGGGGCCACCAGATCGCAGTGGACTGGGCTGAGCCGGAGATTGATGTGGACGAAGACGTGATGGAGACAGTGAAGATCCTCTACGTCAGGAATCTTATGATGGAGACCAGTGAGGAGACAATCAGACAG GTGTTCAGCCAGTGGAATCCTGGATGTGTTGAACGTGTGAAGAAAATCCGTGACTACGCCTTCGTCCACTTTAACTCCCGGGACGATGCTGTCCTGGCCATGGACCACCTCAATGGCACAGAGGTGGAAGGGTCCTGCATCGAGGTGACGCTCGCCAAGCCGGTTGACAAAGAGCAGTACTCAAGACAGAAGGCCTCCAAGGGGGCTTCTGCCACTCCAGAGGCTCCTCAGCAGAGCTATGTTTACCAGTGTGATCCTTACACACTGGCATACTATGGTTACCCCTACAACACTCTCATTGGACCCAACAGGGACTACTTCGTCAAAG CAGGTACTGTGCGAGGTCGTGGTCGTGCTGCTGCAGGTAATCGTACCCCTGGACCACGGGGGTCGTACCTGGGGGGTTACTCTGCCGGTCGTGGCATCTACAGCCGCTACCATGAGGGCAAGTCCAAGCAGCCCGACAAGCCCTATGAGCTGATGCCCAGTCTGGAGCTCGCTGCCTCTGTCAACCCCGTTGGCATCAAACCTGGCACAA TGGCATTGCCGACTCTGGGTGGGCAGTACCCTGTGTTCAGCACGGCTCCTGCAGCCAAGCTGATGGAGGAGGGGAAGGTGCACACGGTGGAGCACCTTATCAACCCCCTGGCCATGCAACACCCCGAACACAccactgctactgctgctgctgccaccgtCCTACCTGCGGTCTCTACCCCGCCACCTTTTCAG GGCCGTCCAATCACTCCCGTCTATGCCATGGCCCACAATGTACAGCGTATCCCAGCAGCTGGTGGCCTGTATGGAGGTGGATACGTCCCCATCACAAACTACGCTGCCAACACAGCAGCTCTGGCCGCTCTGCAGAAGAATGCAGCGGTGGCGGCTGCAGCATATGGGGGATACGCAGGCTATGCGGTGCCACAGGCCTTTCCCGCCACAGCCTTCCAGCTGCCCATCCACGATGTCTACCAGACATATTAA
- the zfp91 gene encoding uncharacterized protein zfp91 isoform X1 gives MEAAGDRAEDVNKGGEPAEDKAAEQTPATSSNVTPRRGLRERGAGRPRSGVSASLTDVNGAASSPQSSGRVLRDRSTRAVPAWLKDSKSDDDEDEPSPDTGATKRRKVSNSRRKKNSESAGSAEAGGGVAGDSLQGTDSDDQKKPATDAQALPSRRPPAQTRAKPPSGRAGRGSAKPVCKTEPGMDNPAAVEGELNNKEKYDIKKKEKENEDVAEPVLDDEDPPFQDDPNDRNYQPRSQSGAEEEEALSSDEDVPFRDDLNDQSYDPKAERDVPKPKRRAPPKQKEKKEKEKAPKKEKEVAEIKIEGLDNVESVEEEVKLEEEMVEDPDGPRKRGRRKKDDKTPRLPKRRKKPPVQYVRCEMEGCGTVLAHPRYLQHHIKYQHLLKKKYVCPHPSCGRLFRLQKQLLRHAKHHTDQRDYICEFCARAFKSSHNLAVHRMIHTGEKPLQCEICGFTCRQKASLNWHMKKHDADATYQFSCPICGKKFEKKDCVVAHKAKSHPEVLIAEALAANAGALITTPASLLELSGNPMQTEVTALDVSQIGQDGQVDQLSQEGQVGQQVAQVSQMGHVSQQVSHQVVLLGQDQSLHTMQVPVTIALSPLDPPSPADNHQQQTHLQLQMPVQFVQAAQQSQLTLHSSSVVTQHQPQLQSLQSYSSQQQSQGQTQILQMTFQPVSQSQTHIQQIPILATSQQLQTLQTATPSPTLLSPSHPQSQDPASTNGDSFILDNPVLSSSSQSISSLQQTEALGEDGVVWEQTGQGEVLSDGSERHVQQALM, from the exons ATGGAAGCGGCCGGCGACCGAGCAGAGGATGTAAATAAAGGTGGAGAGCCGGCGGAGGACAAGGCCGCAGAGCAGACCCCGGCCACCAGTTCCAACGTTACCCCGCGGAGGGGGCTGAGGGAGCGGGGCGCGGGCCGCCCGAGGTCCGGCGTCTCCGCATCATTAACGGACGTTAACGGAGCAGCGTCGAGCCCGCAGAGCTCAGGACGGGTTTTAAGAGACAGGTCAACGAGGGCAGTACCGGCCTGGCTGAAGGACAGCAAGAGCGACGACGACGAGGACGAACCGAGCCCGGACACCGGTGCGACCAAGCGGAGGAAAGTTTCCAACTCGAGGCGGAAGAAAAATTCAGAATCAGCGGGTTCGGCTGAGGCTGGAGGGGGGGTCGCAGGTGACAGCCTTCAAGGCACAGA CTCAGATGACCAAAAGAAACCTGCCACAGATGCTCAAG CTCTTCCCTCCAGACGCCCCCCAGCCCAGACTCGTGCCAAGCCCCCGTCTGGCAGGGCTGGCCGCGGCTCTGCCAAGCCTGTGTGTAAGACCGAACCTGGAATGGATAATCCAGCTG cagTGGAAGGAGAGTTAAACAATAAAGAGAAGTATGACAT taaaaagaaagagaaggaaaacgAGGATGTTGCTGAGCCAGTCTTGGATGATGAAGACCCTCCATTTCAGGATGACCCAAACGACCGCAACTACCAGCCGCGGAGTCAGAG tggcgcagaggaggaagaggcccTCAGCAGTGATGAAGACGTTCCTTTTAGAGATGATCTAAATGACCAGAGCTATGACCCGAAAGCTGAAAG GGATGTCCCTAAACCAAAGCGCAGAGCTCCTCCTaaacagaaggagaagaaagagaaagaaaaagcacctaaaaaagagaaagaggtcGCTGAGATAAAGATAGAAGGTTTGGACAATGTGGAGAGTGTGGAAGAGGAAGTGAAGCTAGAAGAAGAAATGGTGGAGGACCCGGATGGACCCAGGAA GAGAGGTCGGCGGAAAAAAGACGATAAAACCCCAAGGCTGCCAAAGAGAAG GAAGAAGCCCCCAGTGCAGTATGTGCGCTGTGAAATGGAAGGATGTGGGACAGTCCTGGCTCATCCTCGTTACCTACAG CACCATATAAAGTATCAGCACTTGCTTAAGAAGAAGTACGTCTGTCCTCACCCGTCTTGTGGGAGGCTTTTCCGCCTACAGAAGCAGCTGCTGCGACATGCGAAGCACCACACAG ACCAGAGGGACTACATCTGTGAGTTCTGTGCTCGTGCCTTCAAGAGCTCCCACAACCTGGCTGTGCACCGCATGATTCACACGGGAGAGAAGCCCCTACA gTGTGAAATCTGTGGCTTCACGTGTCGTCAAAAGGCGTCTCTGAACTGGCACATGAAGAAGCATGATGCTGATGCCACTTATCAGTTCTCCTGCCCAATTTGTGGCAAGAAGTTTGAGAAGAAGGACTGTGTGGTGGCCCACAAGGCCAAGAGCCACCCTGAGGTGCTAATAGCTGAGGCACTGGCAGCCAATGCTGGCGCCCTCATCACAACCCCCGCCTCCCTGCTGGAGCTTTCAGGAAACCCCATGCAAACAGAGGTCACTGCCCTGGACGTGAGCCAAATAGGGCAGGATGGGCAGGTGGATCAGCTGAGCCAAGAAGGGCAAGTCGGGCAGCAAGTGGCTCAGGTGTCCCAGATGGGCCATGTGTCCCAACAAGTGAGTCACCAGGTGGTTTTACTGGGACAAGACCAGAGCCTCCATACCATGCAGGTGCCAGTGACGATCGCCCTGTCCCCCCTTGACCCCCCTTCACCTGCTGACAACCACCAGCAGCAGACTCACCTCCAGCTCCAGATGCCCGTCCAGTTCGTGCAGGCCGCTCAGCAGTCACAACTGACCCTCCATTCCAGCTCAGTGGTGACCCAACATCAACCCCAGCTCCAGTCTCTGCAGTCATATTCCtcccagcagcagagccagggcCAGACGCAGATCCTCCAAATGACCTTCCAGCCGGTCAGCCAGTCTCAGACCCACATTCAGCAGATCCCCATCCTAGCCACTTCTCAGCAGCTTCAGACCCTACAGACGGCCACCCCAAGCCCCACTCTCCTGTCCCCCTCCCATCCCCAGTCCCAGGATCCAGCTTCCACCAACGGGGACAGCTTTATTCTGGACAATCCCGTGCTCTCGTCTTCCTCTCAGTCGATCAGCTCCCTTCAGCAGACAGAAGCTTTGGGGGAGGACGGTGTGGTGTGGGAGCAGACGGGACAGGGGGAAGTTCTGTCGGACGGCTCTGAGAGGCATGTGCAGCAGGCCCTCATGTAA